The following are from one region of the Mustela lutreola isolate mMusLut2 chromosome 9, mMusLut2.pri, whole genome shotgun sequence genome:
- the LOC131840444 gene encoding protein S100-A10-like, which translates to MLSQMEHTMETMMCMFHKCAGDKGYLTKEDLRVLTEKQFPGFLENQKGPLAVDKIMKDLNLDLDLDQCRDGKVDFHSFFSLTAGLTTTCNEYFVVYVTWKKKK; encoded by the coding sequence ATGCTATCTCAAATGGAACATACCATGGAAACCATGATGTGCATGTTCCACAAGTGTGCTGGGGATAAAGGCTACTTAACAAAGGAGGACCTACGAGTACTCACAGAAAAGCAGTTCCCTGGATTTTTGGAAAATCAAAAAGGCCCTCTGGCTGTGGACAAAATAATGAAGGACCTGAACCTAGACCTGGACCTAGACCAGTGCCGAGATGGCAAAGTAGACTTTCATAGCTTCTTTTCACTAACTGCTGGGCTTACCACCACATGCAATGAGTATTTTGTAGTATATGtgacatggaagaaaaagaagtag